GATAGCAGACCCGATTTGAGGGACCCACCTAGGGTTTTGCCCGATAGATGGCCCTCTAGGCCCTACCCTCCTGCCAACGTGGATTCAGACTCATATCGCCGTCCCCTAGATAACCAGCCCATGTCTCCTATGAAGATTAGGCGTGAATTAGAAGGCAATTCCAGGTTTATAGAGGAACACAAACAAAGGGAAGAACTTCGACTGGGTCGTGGTGATGACAATTATCATCGCCGCAGTCAATTTGGATCCACTTCAGATAGATCTTCAAGGGATTTCCGAATGGTATCGAATCAAATGAATCAGAGTTCGCCCTGTGAGAATCTGCGTGGTTTGCCGTATGATAATCGAATGAATGAGAATCAGAGATGGGTACATGGCAGAGAGGTGAACGGAGATGCGCATTATTCCTTCATTGAAAGGGGGAGTAATGAGATTGGGGACCCTTCTGAAATTCGAGTTGCTACTGGGAAACGTGAGCATTATAGGTGTAGAGAAGTGAATGCACAGTTGGAAAGACATAGTAGCAAGGGAAGTAGAGAGGATAGTTATGAGTTTAGTCGAACTTCAAGGAAGCCACTACAGAAAAAGAGTGTTCTTCTTAGGATTCAAAAGCCTAATTATAGGAATAGAGAGGATGAAAGGGtgcattatttgggttatttggaTGATAACAAATCTAGTTCATTTAGGGGTAAAGATCAGAATTTGTACCAGAATCATGAGATGGGAGAGCAAGTGAGAGAAGGAAGCCCTGTAGAGCTTGATGTGTCTTTCAAGTCCAATTCCCTGGTAGCCAAGGCTATTGCTACTCCAAGTTCTACAGGCGTTTCTGATTTGCATTTGACACCTAAGAATGAGAAAGTAAGGAAAGTAGTGGGCCTTAATAAGGATAGTTCAAGTTCATCAGCAATTAAACCCAATGAAGGTATAGTAAAATTGGAAAATGCTGTATTGGTAGCAAATAATGCTTCCAGTTCTGACATGGACCTACTACAGTCCAAAGTGGAAGTTACAGCTTCTGTTACTGGCAACGTGCAAGTTAGTGGTTCACTGCCTGGTTCCAGTGGGACTAAAACCTCGCCTGGAAATAGTAAAGTGGAGAGTTCCACTAAGGTTTCGGTGTCTAATAAAGGTGGAACTAATGTCATTTCTGGTAAAACATCTTCTCTCAAGGTtgcaaagaagaaaaaaattgtgaagaGAGTAGTGAAGAAAGTCATAAACCCTTTGAGTTCTTCAAGTTCACAGCCAACTACGAAGTGTGATGGATCTGTGACAGCATATGGCGTTGCCCATGGTCTGCCTGCATCCTCTGAACCTGAAAAGAGTTCTGCTTTAGTTTCAGTTGACATTGTGGATTCACAGCCTCACTTAAATGAAACAAATGTGGTGCCTGAGACTGAGAATGACAGAGTGGAGggatttgccaaagtcttggaatCTGACAATGACACAATTACTGATTCTAGTGGATTGCGTTTACCTAATATCAAGAGAAAGAGGAGCCATTCAACTTCTCCTCTGGGTTCTTCAAGCCATGAAGAAAGCAAAATCAATGGGAACTTGGCAAATGGTAATTCTGCCAACTACTTGCATGGTATGTCCAGTACTGACAAGGATTTTAGTAAACTGCTAAATGAAAATACTAGTTCTGACATGGATAGTGTTGAACCTGCCAGCAAGCAGCTTTGTCTGGATGGAGGCTCTTTCTTGCTTGAGAATAATACAGCAAGCCTATCTCCCAAGGTTTTAGGAATGGAAACTAATTCTGCTGAAGGCAATACTGATTTTGGTTTCTTAAGTTCTGATGAAATTAAAATTCATGAGGGTCCTGCAAGTTCATATAATATAACCTTGGGGTGTGATTCTGATAGCGGTTTAATATCGGATGGAATTACTGTTTCTAACATTGGGACAACAGATGTTAGTTGCAAGGAACCTTGTACAAATCAGGGTAAACCTTTAGCGGAGAATGGTGTTGTAGATCAGTGTCTAAATGCTAATTTTTCTGTAGGAAGTGGCAAAATTTTCTGTGAATCAAATTCAGGGGAAAGGACTATTCAGAATGTTGATACATGTGCGAGCTGTTCAAATGAAGTACGGACCATTTATAGTTCTAACAGTGGTCACATTATTTCAGGAGAAATTGATTTTTCCAGCAATGGGACTATTGATGATGTTTGCGGGAGGCCTTCTTCAGATAAGGTTAGTACACTTGAGAATGTTCCTACAGGAGGATCACTAAATTGTACAATTTCTACTGATGGCAGCAAAGAGGATACACCTAACATCaagaagagcaataaaaatgttgaaATGCCTCAATTACATGTGTCAAAATCAGAGGTGAATAATTCATATTTAAAGCCTGTAAACATGGTTAACTCTGCAACTTGGGTCGATACAACCTTAAGACTGTCTTTCGAAGATCCTACTCCAACAGAGTTTACAGTTTCTGGTGATGTTTGTGGGAATGTTGGCTTGCGAGGTTGTACAGATGGAATCAGTGATTTTTGCCTGAGAAGTTCACCAGATGCGTTGGAGGCCAATGCTTCAGGTAACAGCACTGTTAATGTTGGTCCAAGTGGTACTTCAAAGCAGaatcaaaagaaaagaaaattctctGGTTCTCAACTGGAATCGACTTGTCTGATAGCATCTGGTGAGTCTGAGGGGCCTCTAACTGCAGGCATCTCAGTATCAGCTGTAGAAGTGCCCTGCAATTCTGGCAGTGGTCTGATGCAACCAGAACCAGAAACGACAGTCTCTGCCATGAATCCTTTGTTCACTTCTGATTTCCCACCTTTGAAGAAGCAGATCACTGAACCACTTGATAATTGTTCTGTGGGAGGATATCATGGCACTGAGGATTCACTTATTGATGGCTTTGAAGATAGTGGTTTGAGGGGTGTCCATTCTTGTTCGACTGTTTGGGAGCTGGCTGTCCAAAAAGTGCAATCCCCTTGTCCATCAGGATCAGAAGGCAAGCAGATTGCAGAGGCAACTCTAGTTATGGCAGGAAGTAGTCATCAAAACAACTCTATTCTTATAGAAAGTGGTGAGGCAGAAAAAATGGATGTAGATGCTGGAGAAGAGCAAGATATTGCAGACAGTGGGACAGCTCAGTGCCAATTTCCCTCAGAACTTCAGGTCCCTGACTCAGATGAAAGATTGCCTGGTACAGATGTGGAGaatgatagttgtcaacataTAAAGAATGATTTACCTTCTATGTCGAGCTATTCGTCTTCATTAGGAGATGGTAAGGAAGTTTCTGCTACCAACTCCAGTGGTGCAGTTATGGGGCTTGTGTCTGATACATTGCCTGATATGCTGAGCACATCGCACATCCAACTTTCCATTGAAAAGGGTGGTGGGGATGATGAAATCCTACTTGGGAAGCGTGCAATTAAAGGTGGTTCTAACATATCCGTTGTTACTTCTGGTTCACCAAATACTGAAATTAATTTTAACTCAGACCATGGAGTAGAAAATGATCACTCATTTAGTGGCAAAACCGGACTTTTGCCATCACAGGATTCCATAAATAGTACTCAAATGGGGAATACCATGAGTGGAGAAGTATATGGGAGGAAGAACCAGCCTAATCAAGCTGTTTCTAGGATTTATCCTGGTCGCTCATCTGTGGTATTTGCTTCTTCAAAAAATACAGCCTCTTCAACCCATATCTCAAAGCCTCGAACATGGCACCGAGCTGATAATTCCTCTACTTTTGGTCAGCCAGGAAACAAGGCTTTTTCAAGCACTGTTCCTACACAACGGAAATTGCATAAACAGATAACAAAGTTCGAGAACACCTCTTACATTCGTAAGGGTAATAGTCTCGTCAGAAAACCTACCACAATGGCTGCTCAATCCCAGAGCTCTCATGGTTTGAGTTCCTCTGTTTATCGGCTGAACTCTTTAGGTACAGATGAAGTGAAGAAGAATGCTGGATCTGACATTAGAACTGGTGTTGTTGACCCATCAAATTTTGTACGAACAGGGGCGAATGCCGCTTTTGAGAGGCCCAGAACACCGCCATTAGCCAGTGCCACCAAATTGCCAAATCATGCTAGCAGTTTTTTGGGGAATTCTACATCTTCCCCACTAGCAGAGCCTCTTCATAATTGTGCTACTGAAACTGCATCAGATCATATGACTTCTACAGCAAGTAATGATGTGCTAAACTCCTCTGAGAATGCAATAATAATTTCAGAAAATCCCATGACTCAAACTGGCCAAATTAACAATTTGGATTGCCATAATGAACTAAACGATGGTAATGCATTGTCTTCAAATGCCAACAGTGTAACATATGTTAAGCGAAAATCAAATCAGTTGGTTGCAACTTCAAATCCTAGTTCATTGTCTGTTTATAATGCTCATAATGCCCCAGCCTTACCTTCTGATGGCTATTACAAGAGGAGAAAAAATCAATTGGTTAGGACTTCACTGGAAAGCCATGTTCAGCCAGCATTCATCATGCCCGAAGAAAGTGTAAATCCTGAGGGGCAAGCTCCTCATAACATTACCTCCAGCAGAAGCTCGAGTAAGAGACGATCTCGAAAAGGTGTGTTTGGTGAACTCATTTTCAGCAGATATTATTTTATTCTCATAAGGTTTAATCAATTAACTCACTATAATCTTTATTTTATTGCACAGAATTTGTACATATAAAAATGTGatgtatttaatacttcatttcaTTCCAAGTTATCAAATATCTCTTGTAGAGAAAAAAGGATCATGCTGAGATTCTTTTcggcctttttttttctattgagGTGTTCATTTTGGAGGGGAGAAGGGTAGTTCCACATTGCCATGTTGCTGCATGTGCCCTAAGACACTAATGTGTCTTGTGTAGAAGTGGCACAGCAGCTCTGAATAATTATCCATTCATAGGCTATTGTTATTCTGTTGAGCACCAAAGTATGTATTTTCCCTGTATGTATTTTCCCTGTATATGCTTCTCCTTCAATTCATCGCAATTTTGGCCTTTGAAATTGACCTGTAAACAAAGTTGCATGCACTTGTTTTTACCCCACTAATTTTCTAAACCTAGATGAAGAGAATAGCATAGGATTCATTTTCTTGGTACAAGAGATGATGAGACTATATGTAGTTTTGGTATTCTGCTGTTGTATCATAGTTTTAAGAGTGAACTTCCTAAATGAATGGCATATCCTATTTTTCTAGATAGAGAGATTACAATTTCATTGTCTATTTGTCCTCATGCAGGTGTGTATAAATGTATACACGTCTACTGTTTTTTTGTGAACTTCTTTTGTTTGGATTTCAGGTGCCAGAGCTGACATATTTGGTtctatttttttagtttttaaaatCTGTTTGAAGTTCTTTATTTATGCTTGCTTACTTGTATTGTGCACTGATGACACTTGATCATTCTTCTAACAAAACAGTATGTAAATCAAAATTCTAGCTAAATCTCAATTGTTAGATGGCCTGTGCCAGAGTTGATGGATTAGAGCATTTCATTAAATCATATATTTTCTTTAGGTTCAAGTGTCATTTCATAATGTTCATTTTAGCTGTTAATAATATGGTAGTGTCTTTCTGCAAGTTCAGTATATGTCTCTTATGGCCGACAGCAAACATAAACATGACTTCTTCCCAGTGAATGAATCTGGAAATGTTATTGGGATAAAATAAATTTGTTTCCTTTGGCATATGGTGGTtggggataaaaaaaaaaaaaaaaaaattgaaaaacactTAGCTGGGTTATCTATTTGCAGCTGTGACCAAGACACATAAACCTTCAAAATTCGCTTTGGTCTGGACACAACGGAGTGCTCAGTTGTtgaatgatgatgatgattcatTGCATCGTCACAAGTTCTTGCCTCACTTGTTTCCCTGGAAAAGAGCAACATACTGGAGAAGCTTCATTACAAATTCAGCTGCTAATCCCAGTAATAATTCCTCATCTGCAATTAGGTATATGTAGCATATGGTGGTTTTCTTTATCTTTCTTCAGCCTCTTTCAGTTTTATCATGTTTGTGTATGTTTCGCCTGACTGATAACAAATTACTATTTGTTTGTAGTAGGAAATTGCTGCTGTCCAGGAAGAGGGATACTGTTTACACAAGGTCAAAACATGGATTTTCACTTCGAAAATCCAAGGTATTAAGTGTTGGTGGATCTAGTTTAAAATGGTCAAAATCCATTGAAAGGCGATCAAAGAAAGCTAGTGAGGTAGGTTGGGCTAATGTAAAAAGAGGCAGGCTACCACAGCCCGCCGCCCCCTCTCCCCCCCCGgtggtccaaaaaaaaaaaaaaacttgatagCTTTTAAATTTGTTCTAAAGAGTTATGTCACTGTTAATGATTTCTATTGGATTTACATACAGGAAGCTACCCTGGCAGTTGCTGAAGCAGAGAGGAAGAAAAGAGAGCAGAGTGGTGCTTCATGTGTTGTTTCTGGGACAATGAACAGAAATAGTTCTTCTCGTAAGTCAGTTCCTAGTATAAATTTGCACTCAGGTAGGCAATGATCCTGGTGTGCAATGTATTAACTGTTTGTTCATATTATCATTCTTTTTATGCATTTTTTTTCCCTCAGTTCATATGCACTTTAAGGTATGCTTTTGAGGATGATGCTCTAATCGTTATTTGTAATATAGTGTAACATGATgccctataattttttttttcattctttgGCAGGTGAAAGGATATTTCAGATTGGTTCATTTCGCTACAAAATGGATTCCTCAAGGCGGACCCTTCAGAGGATATCCGGTTGCTTAATCTGTTTCATTGTGCTTTGATATTTTCATTGTTTGGAATTTGGATTCTAAATTTTTCCAATTCTAATTAAGAAACCTAAACAAATTTAAActaggaaaataataataatcctaATAATAGAATCtaatagaataataataataataatagaattccTAAGTAATTGAACTCTAAACTTCCTAGTTCTACAATGAATATAATTCCTAAACTCCCAATACTGCTTCTGATGGACTTGAATATTTCTGATCTTTGGGCTCTTTGATGCTACTTGTGATTGCATAGTTTGTTGGTTATGCTACTTCTCATATTTAGATTGCCTGATAAATTTGtttcttttttatattttgaatgaACACATATCTGATTGAACAACTCGATGGTATGATCTATATTCAATGCCATAAAACTTCTATTTGATGATTCCTGCCATTTCTGTTTCATCATTCCCAATAAAAATATGTACCATGTAATTTGCTTCCCAGATTAAACTGTAGATTGCAGGATCTTTTTTAATGATAAATCTGTAGTGAAAGGACGAAAGCTTAACTTTTTGGCTGGTCATCATAAGTTATTAGGCACTGCTACTATTGGGTTAGTATCCCAATGGTCAACTATTGTGTAGTGAATGAGGTCAAGGATTCAAACTACGACATCTGCCTCCCATTCCTCTTGAATAATATACTAATACAGATATAATGAGGACTAAATATAAAGTTAACATAACAATGTTGCAACTGACCTTTCCCTTCATGTTTTCTGTGAAATGGGGTCTGAGAAAGCCTCCTCTTAGTGACTTTGAAGTTTACAATTTGTTCTACCATTGACTTTCTTGCTGgattacaatttcatttatgtaagaaattaaaaatttcaagCCAATGAGGGCTTCCATCTGGTTGTGAAATTGCTAAAACTTGGATTACAATCGTGTCAATTACATATTTCTGCCACTGCTAGATTGGTCTAATGAATGATGTTAATATTCTGTGCAGACGATGATTCATCATACTCAGCAGCTTTTCAAACAGAAAAGGATTTCAAGAGATCTTATGTTCCAAGGAGATTAGTGATTGGCAAAGATGAGTATGTCCTTTCTTCATAGTTATTGGCTGCCTTGGTTTGCTTGGTGATTGCAGTTAATGCAGGAGAATTTGTGAACTAGAGTTTTGCAGAGCTATATATATGTCATTTTAATTACTAAGAAACTTGAGTAATGAATTCTGCTATTGGCAGATATGTTCGAATTGGCAATGGCAACCAACTTGTTAGAGATCCCAAGAAACGAACACGCATTTTGGCAAGTGAAAAAGTTCGATGGAGTTTGCACACTGCCAGATCACGATTGGCTAGAAAGCGAAAGTATTGTCAATTTTTCACAAGATTTGGGAAATGCAACAAAGACGATGGAAAATGCCCTTACATTCATGATTCCTCCAAAATTGCTGTCTGCACAAAGTTTCTAAATGGTTTATGTTTTAATTCAGACTGCAAATTGACTCACAAGGTTATAAAAGACATGGCAAAAAGATCTTGCTGTTCTCTGTTCAAAGGGATGGCTGATTTAGTGGTGGTGTTGACATTACCCCTTGAATATGTTTATTTTGTAGGTGATTCCAGAAAGGATGCCAGATTGCTCTTACTATTTGCAAGGTGCTTTTTCTCTATTTTGCCCCTAGTTATTGTATTAATGTGAATGCAGAGTTGTGACAAATTTTTTGGCAGGTCTTTGCACCAATAAAAATTGCCCATACAGGCATGTGCATGTGAATCCAAATGCATTTACTTGTGAAGGATTTTTGAGGGGATATTGTGCTGATGGCAATGAGGTATGGGCttcatattatttaaatattagtaacTAACCCTTTTGGCATAAATAAATAGTATTTCATATAAAAAGAGAATGCAAAAGTACTCAGCTCACAACTTAGGGGAATGGACTCTTATCCCCCTTTGTTACTAAAGCGGAGTGAACATCTGCATCCTTTCATGCTAAGCCTTCTGAATCGTGGCGTCCAGTATAATAGCATTTTTTAGTAGTCAATTGAAGAACATACCTTGCCTCTCCAacaatatatttcttttattcatATCTGGGAACCAAGCCAATTCTCTGGTTTATCTTTTGTTGCTTTGTGTGTATTGATTAGGGTGGTTTAGATTGTTGGATTTTATATGATTGTGCTTAAACCTGAAACATACTATTTCACTCTTTTAAGTCTGGATTTTGAATAGCTTCCTTAATACGttcatattcttttttttttaattttgtttttattttaaataatgttATGCTGGAACTTTCCACCTGATTCAGTTTGCCTGGAGTATGATTTTCtccattttcccaaaatttcaCTATCCAGAGAAGTTCCTGGCCTTTGATTTAGCTATATTTCAATTAATTGTGCTTCAGATATCGCCCTTATGAATATTGCATGATTGTCTATACTCCTGCATGTCAGTTTGTTTATTTAgtataaaaaattttatgttcCCTATCTGTTTAGTGCTTGATGACTCTCTGTGTACTCACAATCTCACAAAAACTTTTGAGTGGTAAAAATTCAATAACTCTGCTATACAGTGTCGGAAGAAGCACAGCTATGTCTGCCCCACTTATGAAGCAACCGGATCCTGTCCTCAAGGATCCAAATGCAAGCTTCATCATCCCAAAAATAGAAGCAAGGGAAAGAAAAGCAAGCAATCACGAGAGAAGAAGATTGACCAAGGGCGGTACTTTGGTTCAACGCATATAAATGTTTCTGAACCTGGAACTGCAGTGTCTGAAACACACTCAGCACAAGATAATTCTAAGATTTGCTTTGAAGGAAGCATTGCTGATTATATGATTCTTGATGTTGCTGATGCAGTCAGAGAAAATATCAATTTAGCTGATGAGCAAACATCCTTTAGTGAGGGTGACCCTTTGGACTTAAAATTAGTTGATCCTGATGAGCTAATTAAACCAATTCGAATAATGACCACCTGACAAAGTAGCAATCTATGGCAAGTGCTTAAGTGAGAAGCAGATAAACCTGTGCCCATGGAGACACTGTGCATGGGGCAGATAATCAATTTGATCATATTTCTGTCTGTTGTCTGCAATTGCAGGTGAAAGCCTGTTGGAATCACCTGGGTTGagaggtattgattttgatgaggtTATACCTTGGGTTTGTGCATAGGATCTGTCTAAATTTTTTGCTATAGGAGTATTTCTTGTTTTCTTTTACTTTCATAGTCTTTTATAGGAATACTTATTTTTTTGGGGGTATATATCCATCTGCAgtgtatatgaacattgtaagaACTAAAACAATTAAAGGAAATGATGCTGCAAAAGCATTTGATTACGGGAATCAAAGGTTAAGTAAATGGCTAATCTTCTTTCAATGAAGCAAAACGAAAAGCATTTTTGCATTTGTGCTTGCCATCGGCAGATCCTTAACTGAATGATCTTCTTTCTTTGATAATGCTGACCCCAAACTCtcaccttttattttatttttcttattttagtattatgaattttataaaatgcAATTTCCAGAAAAGCTAACGCTAATAGACAGGAAAGTTGTTATTATGCTGAGGATCCATATCACTGCAAGCATTATTATCGTTATTATTATAAGCATCATCATTGGCAGATTCGTTCTCTATCAATTCATCCCCACTAGTACCCATTCTCTACAGATCCATTAACAGCATTAGTATTAACACTATGATTCACTAGACTATCAACATATATATCACTACCGCTGCCTGGCTTTGGTGCAGTGGCAAGGGCAGGGCATAATGAACTTGAGGCTGTGTCctcagattaaaaaaaaaaaaacatatacaTCGCTACCAACAAATGGTTCTAAATCTAAGCTATCCAAAATTCCAAGTACTTATTGTCAGCATCCACATATTCTACTTCTTTAGTGTCGTAAATTTCATCTCTCTTCTGAAGATCTGCATCATTATTTAGAGCATCAACAAAATTTAACCTGTTATCAACCAACCATTACCTCCATTGTCACTATCATCCTAGACCTATGGTTGCAAACATGATCTTAAGAACATCCCTGAAACTAACTACAATGAGATtgattcatcatcatcatcatcaacctCAATCTAAAATTAGTTTCAGGGATTTTCTTAAGATCCTCATTAGAATTACCTTCACTGGAGCTAATTTTACCACCataattgagcttgaaatcttGATAGGCAATGCGCCTTTGTTTCCATTGCCTGGCCAACCTCGCATCATACCCTAAATCATCCACTTCATCGCCATCATCATCAACTCTGCCTGAACAGAAGAGAAACCTCTTGAATTCCGAGTGAAAGAATAAGAAGCAAAGATCAGAGCAATTCCAGACTTCCGACTCGTACGGACCGGAGGAGGTCACGTGATTAAATGAGGCCGTGTCAAAACG
This is a stretch of genomic DNA from Hevea brasiliensis isolate MT/VB/25A 57/8 chromosome 12, ASM3005281v1, whole genome shotgun sequence. It encodes these proteins:
- the LOC110632647 gene encoding uncharacterized protein At1g21580 isoform X3; this encodes MDPRSPYLHHTRYVPRHPQPPPPPPQSHPHPDHPFPNNPNIYASHHSTLIAAPPPPPLRPQPRPPPTPSYHSLPTPPQFNPHDSQFSYNPNTFNSNHPRSHPDVHNFTQSPPLMHHKPFDDDLPRRLPDYIRDSRPDLRDPPRVLPDRWPSRPYPPANVDSDSYRRPLDNQPMSPMKIRRELEGNSRFIEEHKQREELRLGRGDDNYHRRSQFGSTSDRSSRDFRMVSNQMNQSSPCENLRGLPYDNRMNENQRWVHGREVNGDAHYSFIERGSNEIGDPSEIRVATGKREHYRCREVNAQLERHSSKGSREDSYEFSRTSRKPLQKKSVLLRIQKPNYRNREDERVHYLGYLDDNKSSSFRGKDQNLYQNHEMGEQVREGSPVELDVSFKSNSLVAKAIATPSSTGVSDLHLTPKNEKVRKVVGLNKDSSSSSAIKPNEGIVKLENAVLVANNASSSDMDLLQSKVEVTASVTGNVQVSGSLPGSSGTKTSPGNSKVESSTKVSVSNKGGTNVISGKTSSLKVAKKKKIVKRVVKKVINPLSSSSSQPTTKCDGSVTAYGVAHGLPASSEPEKSSALVSVDIVDSQPHLNETNVVPETENDRVEGFAKVLESDNDTITDSSGLRLPNIKRKRSHSTSPLGSSSHEESKINGNLANGNSANYLHGMSSTDKDFSKLLNENTSSDMDSVEPASKQLCLDGGSFLLENNTASLSPKVLGMETNSAEGNTDFGFLSSDEIKIHEGPASSYNITLGCDSDSGLISDGITVSNIGTTDVSCKEPCTNQGKPLAENGVVDQCLNANFSVGSGKIFCESNSGERTIQNVDTCASCSNEVRTIYSSNSGHIISGEIDFSSNGTIDDVCGRPSSDKVSTLENVPTGGSLNCTISTDGSKEDTPNIKKSNKNVEMPQLHVSKSEVNNSYLKPVNMVNSATWVDTTLRLSFEDPTPTEFTVSGDVCGNVGLRGCTDGISDFCLRSSPDALEANASGNSTVNVGPSGTSKQNQKKRKFSGSQLESTCLIASGESEGPLTAGISVSAVEVPCNSGSGLMQPEPETTVSAMNPLFTSDFPPLKKQITEPLDNCSVGGYHGTEDSLIDGFEDSGLRGVHSCSTVWELAVQKVQSPCPSGSEGKQIAEATLVMAGSSHQNNSILIESGEAEKMDVDAGEEQDIADSGTAQCQFPSELQVPDSDERLPGTDVENDSCQHIKNDLPSMSSYSSSLGDGKEVSATNSSGAVMGLVSDTLPDMLSTSHIQLSIEKGGGDDEILLGKRAIKGGSNISVVTSGSPNTEINFNSDHGVENDHSFSGKTGLLPSQDSINSTQMGNTMSGEVYGRKNQPNQAVSRIYPGRSSVVFASSKNTASSTHISKPRTWHRADNSSTFGQPGNKAFSSTVPTQRKLHKQITKFENTSYIRKGNSLVRKPTTMAAQSQSSHGLSSSVYRLNSLGTDEVKKNAGSDIRTGVVDPSNFVRTGANAAFERPRTPPLASATKLPNHASSFLGNSTSSPLAEPLHNCATETASDHMTSTASNDVLNSSENAIIISENPMTQTGQINNLDCHNELNDGNALSSNANSVTYVKRKSNQLVATSNPSSLSVYNAHNAPALPSDGYYKRRKNQLVRTSLESHVQPAFIMPEESVNPEGQAPHNITSSRSSSKRRSRKAVTKTHKPSKFALVWTQRSAQLLNDDDDSLHRHKFLPHLFPWKRATYWRSFITNSAANPSNNSSSAISRKLLLSRKRDTVYTRSKHGFSLRKSKVLSVGGSSLKWSKSIERRSKKASEEATLAVAEAERKKREQSGASCVVSGTMNRNSSSRERIFQIGSFRYKMDSSRRTLQRISDDDSSYSAAFQTEKDFKRSYVPRRLVIGKDEYVRIGNGNQLVRDPKKRTRILASEKVRWSLHTARSRLARKRKYCQFFTRFGKCNKDDGKCPYIHDSSKIAVCTKFLNGLCFNSDCKLTHKVIPERMPDCSYYLQGLCTNKNCPYRHVHVNPNAFTCEGFLRGYCADGNECRKKHSYVCPTYEATGSCPQGSKCKLHHPKNRSKGKKSKQSREKKIDQGRYFGSTHINVSEPGTAVSETHSAQDNSKICFEGSIADYMILDVADAVRENINLADEQTSFSEGDPLDLKLVDPDELIKPIRIMTT